The Streptomyces sp. P9-A4 genome contains a region encoding:
- the leuD gene encoding 3-isopropylmalate dehydratase small subunit — protein sequence MEAFTTHTGRAVPLRRSNVDTDQIIPAHWLKKVTRDGFEDGLFEAWRKDPEFVLNRPERQGASVLVAGPDFGTGSSREHAVWALQNYGFQTVISSRFADIFRGNSLKNGLLTVVLPQETVEALQELTEADPTAEITVDLERRKVLAAGIDADFELDENARWRLLNGLDDISLTLQNEADIAAYEGSRPAFKPRTITA from the coding sequence ATGGAAGCTTTCACCACGCACACCGGCCGGGCCGTCCCGCTGCGCCGCAGCAACGTCGACACCGACCAGATCATCCCCGCGCACTGGCTGAAGAAGGTCACCCGCGACGGCTTCGAGGACGGCCTCTTCGAGGCCTGGCGCAAGGACCCGGAGTTCGTTCTCAACCGCCCCGAGCGGCAGGGCGCCTCGGTCCTGGTGGCCGGCCCCGACTTCGGCACCGGCTCCTCCCGTGAGCACGCCGTCTGGGCGCTCCAGAACTACGGCTTCCAGACGGTGATCTCCTCCCGCTTCGCCGACATCTTCCGCGGCAACTCGCTGAAGAACGGCCTGCTGACCGTGGTCCTCCCGCAGGAGACCGTGGAGGCGCTCCAGGAGCTGACCGAGGCCGACCCGACCGCCGAGATCACCGTCGACCTGGAGCGGCGCAAGGTCCTGGCCGCCGGGATCGACGCAGACTTCGAGCTCGACGAGAACGCCCGCTGGCGGCTCCTGAACGGACTCGACGACATCAGCCTCACCCTTCAGAACGAAGCCGACATCGCGGCATATGAGGGGTCACGACCGGCCTTCAAGCCCCGTACAATTACGGCCTGA
- a CDS encoding HU family DNA-binding protein has protein sequence MNKAQLVEAIADKMGGRQQAAEAVDHVLDAIVRAVVAGDRVSVTGFGSFEKVDRPARYARNPQTGERVRVKKTSVPRFRAGQGFKDLVSGSKKLPKGGEVSVKKAPKGSLTGGAASATVKKAAAKKATTAKKAAAKKAAPAKKVTAAAKKAAPAKKATTAAAKKATPAKKATTAAAKKTSAAAKKTTTAAAKKATKATAKKTAPAAKKATATKAPAKKTTARKTTAKKTAAKK, from the coding sequence GTGAACAAGGCGCAGCTCGTAGAAGCGATTGCCGACAAGATGGGCGGTCGCCAGCAGGCCGCCGAAGCCGTCGACCACGTGCTCGACGCCATCGTGCGTGCCGTGGTCGCGGGCGACCGGGTCTCGGTCACGGGTTTCGGCTCGTTCGAGAAGGTCGACCGTCCGGCCCGCTACGCCCGCAACCCGCAGACGGGTGAGCGGGTCCGGGTCAAGAAGACCTCCGTCCCGCGCTTCCGTGCCGGTCAGGGCTTCAAGGACCTGGTCAGCGGCTCGAAGAAGCTCCCCAAGGGCGGCGAGGTCTCCGTCAAGAAGGCCCCCAAGGGCAGCCTCACCGGTGGCGCCGCCTCGGCGACCGTGAAGAAGGCCGCGGCGAAGAAGGCCACCACCGCCAAGAAGGCCGCCGCGAAGAAGGCGGCCCCGGCGAAGAAGGTCACGGCGGCCGCGAAGAAGGCGGCCCCGGCGAAGAAGGCCACCACGGCGGCCGCCAAGAAGGCGACCCCCGCGAAGAAGGCCACCACGGCCGCGGCCAAGAAGACCTCCGCCGCCGCCAAGAAGACCACCACGGCCGCCGCGAAGAAGGCGACCAAGGCCACGGCCAAGAAGACCGCGCCGGCCGCGAAGAAGGCCACGGCGACGAAGGCGCCCGCCAAGAAGACGACGGCGCGCAAGACGACCGCCAAGAAGACCGCCGCCAAGAAGTAG
- the cofC gene encoding 2-phospho-L-lactate guanylyltransferase: MNATHPTHTDPGDGWSLVVPLKPLALAKSRLAASAGALLRPRLALAFAEDTVGAVLDCPRVRDVAVVTDDPAAAEALGALGARIVPDAPAAGLNAALAHGVRAVRSRRPCARVAALNADLPALRPAELTRVLDAAGKFPRAFLADAAEIGTTFLSAGPGVELEPAFGGASRLRHLSSGAVEITLAGVDSVRRDVDTGEDLAAAGALGLGPRTAARWLPAAG, from the coding sequence ATGAACGCGACGCACCCGACGCACACGGACCCCGGCGACGGCTGGTCCCTGGTCGTCCCGCTGAAGCCCCTCGCGCTGGCGAAGAGCAGGCTGGCGGCCTCGGCCGGGGCCCTGCTGCGGCCCCGGCTGGCCCTCGCGTTCGCCGAGGACACCGTGGGTGCGGTGCTGGACTGTCCGAGGGTGCGGGATGTGGCGGTCGTCACGGACGATCCGGCGGCGGCGGAGGCGCTCGGGGCCCTGGGCGCGCGGATCGTGCCGGACGCCCCGGCGGCCGGTCTCAACGCGGCGCTGGCGCACGGGGTCCGTGCCGTACGGTCCCGGCGGCCGTGCGCGCGGGTGGCGGCGCTCAACGCGGATCTGCCCGCGCTGCGGCCGGCGGAGCTGACCAGGGTCCTGGACGCGGCGGGGAAATTTCCGCGGGCATTTCTCGCGGATGCCGCCGAAATCGGCACCACATTCCTCTCGGCGGGTCCGGGAGTGGAATTGGAACCCGCATTCGGGGGTGCGTCACGGCTCCGGCATTTGTCTTCGGGGGCGGTGGAAATCACGCTGGCCGGGGTGGATTCCGTACGCCGGGACGTGGACACCGGGGAGGATCTGGCGGCGGCGGGGGCGCTGGGGCTCGGCCCCCGGACGGCCGCCCGGTGGCTGCCGGCGGCCGGATAG
- a CDS encoding lysophospholipid acyltransferase family protein — protein sequence MPRRRIGFWYRLAAVIAKPPLVVLFKRDWRGMEHIPADGGFITAVNHNSYLDPLSYSHFQYNTGRVPRLLAKAGLFKTPFVGMMLRGTGQIPVYRETTDALDAFRAAVGAIERGECVAFYPEGTLTRDPDMWPMAGKTGAARVALLTRAPVIPVAQWGANLAMPPYAKENKFRLFPRKTLTVQAGPPVDLSRFHGLEPTPEVLREATEVIMAAITALLEQIRGEQAPAEPYDHRRARMEQRRKAAEGGTK from the coding sequence GTGCCCCGCCGCAGAATCGGCTTCTGGTACCGCCTCGCGGCGGTCATCGCCAAACCCCCCCTGGTGGTTCTGTTCAAGCGGGACTGGCGCGGCATGGAGCACATTCCGGCCGACGGCGGTTTCATCACCGCGGTCAACCACAACTCCTACCTGGACCCGCTGTCCTACTCGCACTTCCAGTACAACACCGGCCGCGTCCCGCGCCTCCTGGCCAAGGCGGGCCTCTTCAAGACCCCCTTCGTCGGCATGATGCTGCGCGGCACCGGCCAGATCCCCGTCTACCGCGAGACCACCGACGCGCTGGACGCCTTCCGGGCCGCCGTCGGCGCCATCGAGCGCGGCGAGTGCGTCGCCTTCTACCCCGAGGGCACCCTGACCCGGGACCCCGACATGTGGCCCATGGCCGGCAAGACCGGGGCCGCGCGCGTCGCCCTGCTCACCCGAGCCCCCGTGATCCCGGTGGCCCAGTGGGGCGCGAACCTGGCGATGCCGCCGTACGCCAAGGAGAACAAGTTCCGGCTGTTCCCCCGCAAGACGCTGACCGTGCAGGCCGGTCCGCCCGTCGACCTCTCCCGTTTCCACGGCCTGGAGCCGACGCCCGAGGTCCTCCGCGAGGCCACCGAGGTCATCATGGCGGCCATCACCGCCCTCCTGGAGCAGATCCGCGGCGAGCAGGCCCCCGCGGAGCCGTACGACCACCGCAGGGCCCGCATGGAACAGCGCCGCAAGGCCGCCGAGGGAGGCACCAAGTGA